One genomic window of Nicotiana sylvestris chromosome 10, ASM39365v2, whole genome shotgun sequence includes the following:
- the LOC138879347 gene encoding uncharacterized protein gives MRKPGLPRQKGKKGGAIATMTQAGSFLADPDISQAGGGAQTPTAQALGHAAPVYQTPGALPTDGAQAVAAVVPEPRPAADGEPHKLLDRWTRLHPHVFGGKRHEDALDFIDRCRDRLHNMRILESHGVDITTFQLEDRARRWRQSYVLGRSAGSPPITLGQFTQLFWDRYIPPFEREKLRYTFEQLEQGQMSMTDYKRVWRFIVGLHSGIRANMAREMEMGTSYQLVVEIAWRIEGYLLRGREKMQKDKRTRFSGDFRGASARGRGQFGRGQPSRPLDSAPPPTRGAPACPYFNTMLESSYRPPAIQGSSSGYSCPQDSSNSYFSAMPESSYCPPAIQASSNGSISYQTYRSFVVTFYGFETRADLLLLDMIDFEVIQAMDWLSPYHVVLDCHAKTVTLAMLGLLGLEWKGSTIDSPSRVISFLKARHMVEKGCLDYLAYVRDTTAESPMIDSVQVVWEFADMFPSDLSSMPPDRDIDLCIDLAPGT, from the exons ATGAGGAAACCCGGACTTCCtcgtcaaaaagggaaaaaagggggcgcgatagccactatgactcaggctggttcaTTTCTAGCGGATCCAGATATATCacaggcaggagggggagcacagacccctactgctcaggctcttgGTCATGCAGCTccagtgtatcagactccgggtgcactacccaCAGATGGGGCTCAAGCAGTTGCTGCAGTAGTGCCCGAGCCCAGACCAGCTGCGGATGGTGAACCACATAAGttgttggatagatggactagacttcaccctcaTGTATTTGGGGGTAAACGTCATGAGGATGCCctagatttcattgataggtgcagggacagactgcacaacatgaggatattggagtcgcatggggttGACATCACTACATTTCAGCTAGAGGACAGGGCACGTAGATGGAGACAGTCCTATGTTCTTGGAAGgtcagcaggttctcctcccatcacttTGGGCCAGTTCACACAGTTATTTTGGGACAGGTATATTCCACCTTTTGAGAGGGAAAAGCTGCGGTATACGTTTGAGCagcttgagcagggtcagatgtccaTGACCGACTACAAG AGGGTGTGGAGGTTCATTGTAGGGCTGCATTCTGGAATTAGGGCCAACATGGCCCGAGAGATGGAGATGGGGACTTCTTATCAGCTAGTAGTGGAGATTGCTTGGAGGATTGAGGGATACCTTCTGAGGGGTAGGGAGAAGATGCAGAAGGATAAGAGGACTAGATTTTCCGGAGATTTTAGAGGTGCCtcggctaggggtagaggtcagtttgggaggggtcagcccagcagacCCCTagattcagcaccaccacctacTCGGGGTGCTCCAGCATGCCCCTATTTCAACACCATGCTAGAAAGTTCTTATCGCCCGCCAGCTATTCAAGGTTCCTCTAGTGGGTATTCATGTCCCCAAGATTCTTCAAATTCCTATTTCAGTGctatgccagagagttcatactGTCCACCGGCTATTCAGGCTTCTTCAAATGGGTCTATAAGCTATCAG ACCTACCGGTCATTTGTGGTCACATTctatggttttgagactagagcagatcttctattacttgatatgattgacttCGAGGTCATTCAAgccatggattggttatccccataccACGTCGtccttgattgccatgccaagactgttacattAGCAATGCTAGGGTTGCTaggattggagtggaagggttccacaatTGATTCACCTAGCCGGGTGATCTCTTTCCTAAaagctcggcatatggtcgagaaggggtgtttggattATCTGGCCTATGTTCGGGATACCACTGCCgagtctccgatgattgattcagttcaagtagtttgggagttcgctgatatgtttccttctgatctttcTAGCATGCCACCGGATCGCGATATTGATttatgtattgatttggctccaggtacctaG